One stretch of Prunus persica cultivar Lovell chromosome G1, Prunus_persica_NCBIv2, whole genome shotgun sequence DNA includes these proteins:
- the LOC109947023 gene encoding protein FAR1-RELATED SEQUENCE 5-like, producing the protein MAIAISIAFPTTFHRLCIWHITSKFSVKLPRDAYKEYWREFQKAIWDTDNKDEFDAKWNIVVTKASLTDHPWLSSIFDLRESWVPAYARQFFAAGMSSSQRAEEFKTEDASKVVFNVSERKNWETRVAEVVYVKDSDHASCSCKRFEFVGIICKHILALFRRDQIEYMPDKYILKRWKKTAKSGLVSEANGNEIKDCADPGLLIKRCTMSRLASDVVEDALMSEEGCELLSETLKSLQVKLKLLKDGPSNNEVGGSSSQTQYMKDPKRVRCKGRSKGVTGAKEKAMKRGIRHCRECGRIGHDRRQCPALNTP; encoded by the exons CCACGTGACGCTTATAAGGAGTATTGGCGTGAATTTCAGAAAGCCATATGGGATACTGACAATAAGGATGAGTTTGATGcaaaatggaatattgtggTTACAAAGGCTAGTTTGACTGACCATCCATGGCTAAGttcaatatttgatttaagggAATCTTGGGTTCCAGCCTACGCACGACAATTTTTTGCCGCTGGAATGTCAAGCAGCCAAAGAGCGGAAG AGTTCAAAACAGAGGATGCTTCTAAAGTTGTCTTTAACGTGAgcgaaaggaaaaattgggaaacaagaGTGGCAGAAGTCGTATATGTCAAAGATTCTGACCACGCATCGTGTAGCTGcaaaagatttgaatttgttggaattatttGCAAGCACATCCTAGCATTGTTCAGAAGGGACCAGATTGAATATATGCccgataaatatattttgaagaggtGGAAGAAAACTGCGAAATCTGGATTGGTGTCAGAGGCAAATGGCAACGAAATTAAAGACTGTGCAGATCCTGGCCTTCTAATAAAGCGGTGTACAATGTCTCGACTTGCTTCAGATGTGGTTGAGGATGCATTAATGAGTGAAGAAGGATGTGAGCTACTGTCAGAGACTCTAAAAAGTTTGCaggtgaagttgaagttgctgAAGGATGGACCAAGTAATAACGAAGTTGGAGGGTCCAGctctcaaacacaatataTGAAAGACCCTAAGAGAGTGAGGTGCAAAGGAAGGTCGAAAGGAGTAACGGgagcaaaggaaaaggcaatgaAGCGAGGGATTAGACACTGTCGGGAGTGTGGACGCATTGGTCATGATAGAAGACAATGCCCAGCCTTGAACACACCGTAA